The genomic DNA GTGAACATGTTCATCGTGGCCTCCATGGCCAAGAACGTGCCCATGACCGATGTCTTCAAGGGCGTCTCCTACTTCATAGTCGCCTACTGCGTGTGCATCGCCCTGATCATGGCCTTCCCCCAGCTTGTGACCTTTGCGCCAGGGCTGATCCGATAAGCGCGGTCTTCCTTGCCAAGAACGGGCCGGGACGGCTATGCTCCGGGAATGTCGAAATCCCTGGCCAGACAGTTGCTCAAGTGGACCCTGCGCATCACGCCGTGGGTGTTGGCCCTGGCCCTTGGCGCGGGCTGGGCGCTTTCGGCGTGGACACCCACCTATCTTGAGCGGCTGATCCCGCAACTGGCGCGGGACATGGGTCTGCCGGTCACGGAGTTCCATATCCGCAGCGCCGGGCTCTTCTCCGCCGACATCGGCCCGGTGGAGCTGGCCCTGGCCACCGGCGATCCGGACGACGGCCTGCGGCTGGAAAGCGTCCGCGTCACCTACACACCCGCCTCCCTCAGGCTTGGCCGCGTCCACCGGGTGGTCATCCGGGGCGTGTCCCTGGCCGGCTCCCATGACGGCCAGACCTTCCGCCTGCCCCTGCTCGACCTGTTCCAGGCAGCCGAATCGGGCGCAAAGGCGGGCAAGACCCCCCTGCCCGTCCTGCCCTTTGACCAACTGGTCATCGAAGACTCCATCCTGACCCTGGACACCCCGGCTGCGCGCCTGTTCATCCCCTTTGCCGCCACCGTGACACCGCCCGGCGCCCCAGGGGAGCCGATGCGCGTCACTGCGGCCCTGCGCGTCCGTGATCAAGACATATCGATAAGCGCCGATCTGGGGCCTACTCTGGACGACCTTACCCTGACCGTCGCCGCGCAAGGACTGCGACTGGCCAGTCTGGGCGACCTGCTGCCCCTGGCCGTGGACGGCCTTCTCGACCTCGAACTGACAGCCGCTCTGGACCTCTCCCGGCCCGAGAGCATCGTGGCCTCGGCTTCGGTCACCCTGCGTCAGGCGGATCTCGCCTGCCTGGGTGCGACCCTGGCCGACGACACCCTGCGGCTTGCCGCTGCCGTGGCCGAAGAGGGGGTGGCCGTAACCCTGGCCCCCCTGGCCTTGACCGGCCCGCATCCCCTGACCCTGCATGCGTCGGAGATCATTATCTCCGGCGACATGGTGCGCGCCGACTTCACCCTGGCCTCGGCCGCGACCCTGCCGGAAGGGACCGTCATCCCCGGCGCCTTCGAGGCCAGGCGCGAAAACGGGGGCTGGACCGTGGCCCTGACCATGGAGAAGAAGGATAGCTTCCGGGCGGCAGCGGGCGGACGATCCCTGCGCCTGGGCGGACTGACCCTGGCCCTGCGCGGCGCGGTCTCGCCCGCTGCGACCGAAACGCAAACAGGCGTGAGCGCGGCCATGGTCCTGGAGGCGCGGACCCGCTCCTGCTCGCTGGATGGAGCGGATTTCGCCACCGGTTCCGCGACCCTGCGTCTGCCCCTGGCCTGGCCCGCGCCCGCGCGCCACGAGCAGGGGCGGCTGACCGTGGCCGCAATACGCTCGGGGGCGCGCCGACTCGGCTCCCTGAACGCGGCCCTGTGGCAGGAATCTCTGGGCGTTCGCTTCACCGGCGATTTCAACACTGACCTGCTGCCGAAATTGCGCGCCTCCCTGGCCGGGAATGCCTCCCTGGCGGACGGAACCGCCTCGGCGACCTTTGCGGTGAAGGGCTACCCCCTGCCCAAGGGGTTTGACCCCGGCACGCTCGCGCCCGGACTGGCCGGGGTGGCCGTAGCCGGAACGCTCGACGCCGAAGGCGCGGTCCACTACAACAAGGCCGGACTCAAGAGCCGCCTGGGCGTTTTTGTCACCGACGGCTCCCTGGTCTATGGCGGCGAGGGGCAGGATAACGACGGGGTGCGCCTGGACGGACTGCACCTCTATTTCGAGTCGCCGGACATCGTCGATTTCCGCAGCGATCCGGCCCAGGTTCTGACCTTCGAACGGCTGCGGACGGCGGACATCGAGATGACCGACGGCGTGATCGCCTTCCAGGTGGAGCCGGGCGGCGTGACCCTGGTGGAGCGCGCCCGATTCGCGTGGTGCGGCGGCCATGTGGAGAGCCGGGCCTTCCGCGTGGTGCCGGGCCGCGACGAGTATGATGTGACCCTGCACTGCTCCGGGCTGCGCCTCTCCGAGCTGCTGGCGCAGCTGGGGCTGGCCAGGGCCAGGGGCGACTCGACCCTGAGCGGCGAGCTGCCCGTGGTCTGGAAGGGCGGGCAGCTGTCATTCCATCAGGGGTTCCTGCACTCCACGCCCGGCGAGGGCGGCGTCATCCAGGTGGAGGGGCTGGACAACCTCGTGGCCGCCATCCCGGAAGGCACGCCCGAACGCGCCCAGATCGAGCTGGCTCGCGCGGCCATGCAGGATTTCGAATACAACTGGGTACGCCTGCGCGCCGACACCGTGGGTCGCGACCTGCTCATGCGCCTGTCCGTGGACGGCAAGCCAGCCAAGATGCTCCCCTTTGTCTACCGCAAGGATTTCGGCGGTTTCGTCAAGGTCGAGGGGGACATCCAAGGGTCGAATTTCCAGGGATTGCGCCTGGACGTGAATTTCAGCCTACCGTTGGACCGGATATTGCTTTATAAGAACGTCATCGGACGCATCGAATAAGGGGATCATCATGAAACACGGACTCGCCATCATTGCCGCCGCCCTGCTGCTCACGCCGTACGGCTGCGGCTCGACCCACAGGGTGGAGGTAGCCCCGGTTGAGGTCAAGCCCATCCACATCACCATTGATGTCAACGTCAAGGTGGACAGGGAGCTCGACGACTTCTTCTCGGACATCGACAAGCAGAAAGAGCAGACGGAGACGCCCAATGCACAATAAAGGACAGCTCATCACCGCCATAGCCCTGATTGTCTGCCTGCTGGCCGCACCGGCCCTGGCGGAAACGCTCAAGGACCGGATGCTTGCACGGCTCCCGGCCATCACCGCCCTGCTGGCCGACGGCACGGTGGGCGAGAACAACCAGGGCTTCCTCGAATTCCGGGGACCGGAAAAGCAGGCGGACGTGGTCCGGGCCGAGAACGCGGACCGGGCCGAGGTCTACGCCGCCATCGCCCGCAAGACCAGCACCACGCCCGACCTCGTGGGCCAGCGCCGGGCCGACCACATCGCCCGGCAGGCTCTGGCGGGCACCTGGCTCCAGGACCCGTCCGGCCTCTGGTACCGCAAATAGGCTGACACGACCCGGCGGCGCGCCCCAGCAGGCGGCGCGCCGCCGCACCCCCCCATGCACAGCGCACAATTCGTCACCGTCACCCCGGCGGAATCAGGCCAGAAGCTCCTCCAGTTCCTGGAGCGCAGACTCGACGGCGCAGTGCCGCGCACGGCCATCCAGCGCTGGATACGCAAGGGGCAGGTGCGCGTGGACAAGGGGCGCAGCAAGCCCTTTGACCGCATCGAGGCGGGCCAGACCGTGCGCATCCCCCCCTATGAACCGGGAGAAACGGGCGGGGGGAAACCCGCCGCCCCGGGCGGCCCCCTGGAATTCGTTTACGACGACGACCGGATGCTGGTCATCGCCAAGCCAGCCGGGCTGGCCGTGCACGGCGGCGACGGCATCAGCGACTCGGTGGCCGGGCGGCTGGCCGCCGCCTTTGCCGACGCGGACTTCAAACCCACCCTGGCCCACCGGCTGGACCGGGACACCTCCGGCCTGCTCCTGGCGGCCAGGACCTACGACGCCCTGCGCGACCTCAACGACCGGTTCGCCGCCGGAACCATCGGCAAGCTCTACCTGACCTGGGTCACGGGGCGCTGGCGCGAACCGGGCACGGTCCTGCTTGAGGATCAGCTGGAGAAGCGCGGTGCGCCGGGCAGCGAAAAAGTCGAGCCGGTCCGGGACGGATCGGGTAAGGAGGCCCTGGCGCGGGTCGCCTGCCTGCTGGCCGGGGAGAAACGCAGCCTCCTGGCCGTGCGGCTGCTCACGGGCCGCACCCACCAGATCCGCGTCCAGCTTGCCTCGCGCGGCCACCCGGTGGCGGGCGACGGCAAATACGGCCCGGCCAGGCAGCGGACATCCCTTCGACTGCACTGCTTCGCCCTGCGCCTGGACGGCCAGACCCTGACCCTGCCCCCGCCCTGGACAGGGGGGTGGGCCGCGACGCCCGACGCCCTTGAGGCGGCCCTGGCCCTGCTCGGCGCCTGAAGGCCGCACCCCGCGCCCCTCTTGCGGTCCCGGAGCAAACACTATAATGAAAGAGCCTAGATAACACCCAAGGAGTTGACCATGCGGCGCACCGCTTCATTTTTTGCAATCCTCGGCCTGCTGGCCGTGCTCGCCCTTTCCGCTGGCTGCACCGTCTACGACGTGGCCGTGGAGGAGCGCGACCTCGGCGACTGGACCAGCGACAAGAACATCAGCTACGCCATCGAGCGGGAATATCTGCGGGACGATCTGGTCAAGTACATGGACTTCGACGCCTTCAGCTACGAGGGCCATGTCTTCATTGTCGGCGAATACGAGAGCCGGGACCAGATCGACCGGGCCGTGTCCATCGCCAAGGGGGTCAAGGGCGTGCGCAAGGTGACGACCCACCTCATCCCCAAACGCGCCAACGATGACTGCAACACGGCGGACAACCTGGAACTCTACACCATTGTCAAGCAGCGACTGGTGACCGACACACAGGTATGGTCCACCAACATCGACATCAAGACCATGCAGTGCAACATCATCCTGCTCGGCATCGTGGGCTCGGCCACCGAGCGCGACAGCGCCATAGCCCACGCCAGATCGGTCGAGGGCGCGCGCAGCGTGGAATCGTTCCTCATCGTCAAGTAGCGACCCCCATGCCAAGGCACGCCGCACCCTTCACACGCTCCTGGCCCGCGCTCCGGCCCGCCATGCTGGCCACGATCCTGATCGCCGCCCTGATCCTGGGCGGTTGCGCCACGGTCTCCGCCCCGCCGCCGGGCGCGGTTCCGTCAGCCACAGCACCCAGCCACCAGCAGGCCACAGGCAAGGCCGCGGCAGTGGTGCGCACGGCCCGCTCCCTGGTGGGCGCGCCCTATGCCTGGGGCGGCTACTCGCCGGCCACCGGGTTCGACTGCTCCGGGCTGGTCTGGTACACCTATCATCAAAACGGCGTCTCCCTGCCCCGCATGTCGTGGCAACAGTTCGGCGCGGGCAGCCCCGTGGCCGCCGACCAGCTGCACCCCGGCGACCTGATCTTCCATCAGGTGGAGACCAAGGGCAAATCCCTGCATGTGGGCATCGTCACCGACCGTGGCACCTTTGTCCACGCCCCCAGCTCCGGCAAGCCGGTCATGGAATCCGCCCTCTTCGACACCTTCTGGGGCAAGCACTTCATCGGCGCCCGCCGGGTGCTGGAAACCGAAAAATAATCCACGAAAAAGGCCGGGCATCACTGCCCGGCCTTCTGATTCATTCGTGCGCGTGAGCGCTATTTCTTGTCCTTGGGGGCCTCGGAGATGGCGCATTCGGTGGTCAGGAGCATGCCGGAGACGCTGGCCGCGTTCTGCAGGGCGATGCGGGTGACCTTCTTGGGATCAATGACGCCCTCCTTGACCAGGTCCACGTACTCGCCGGTGGCCGCGTTGAAGCCCATGGAGCCCTTGAGGCCCTTGACCTTCTCCACCACCACGGAGCCTTCGAGGCCGCAGTTGTTGGCGATCTGCTTGAGCGGCTCCTCAACGGCGCGGGCGATGATGCGGATGCCGGCCATCTCGGTGTCGTCCTCGACCTTGAGCTTGGCCAGGACCTTGCCGGCCCGGATCAGCGCAGTGCCGCCGCCGGGCACGATGCCCTCGTCGACAGCGGCGCGGGTGGCGTTGAGCGCGTCCTCGACGCGGTCCTTGCGCTCCTTCATCTCGATCTCGGTGGGCGCGCCCACCTTGATCACGGCCACGCCGCCCACCAGCTTGGCCAGACGCTCCTGGAGCTTCTCGCGGTCGTAGTCGCTGGTGGAGCTCCGGACCAGGCTGGAAATCTCGTCGCAGCGGCCCTTGATGGCCTTCTTGTCGCCAGCGCCGCCCACGATCAGGGTGTTCTTCTTGCCGATCACGACCTTCTTGGCCGTGCCGAAATCCTCGGGCTTGATGGATTCGAGGGTCACGCCCGCGTCCTCGGAGATGACGCTGGCGCCGGTCATGGCGGCGATGTCGCGGACCATGTCCTTGCGCCGCTCGCCAAAGCCGGGGGCCTTGACAGCGCAGACCTTGAGCGCGCCGCGCATGGCGTTGATGGTCAGTCCGGCCAGGGCGTCGTTCTCCACGGTCTCGGCGATGATGAGCAGGGGACGGCCAGCCTTGGCCACGGCCTCAAGGATGGGCACCAGCGGCTTGATGCTCGAAATCTTGCCCTCGGAGAGCAGGATGAACGGCTTCTCGAAGATAGCCTCCTGCTTGTCCTGGTTGGTGACGAAATAAGGGGAGAGCCAGCCGTTGTCCCACTGCATGCCCTCGACCACGTCCAGCACGGTCTCCAACCCCTGGGATTCCTCCACGGTGATGACGCCGTTGTCGCCGACCTTCTCGACCGCCTCGGCCAGGATCGCGCCGATGGACTCGTCGTTGTTGGCGGAGATGGTGCCCACCTGGGCGATCTCGGAGCTTTTCTTGACCGGCTTGGCCATGGAGTCCAGCTCGGCCACCACGGCCTCGACCGCGATGTCGATGCCGCGCTTGATGGACATGGGGTTGCGGCCAGCGGCCAGCAGCTTGACGCCCTCGTTGAAGATGACCTGGGCCAGGATGGTGGCGGTGGTGGTGCCGTCGCCAGCGATCTCGTTGGTCTTGGAGGCGACCTCCTTGACCATCTGGGCGCCCATGTTTTCGAGCTTGTCCTCAAGGGTAATCTTCTCGGCCACGGTCACGCCGTCCTTGGTCACCTGGGGAGCGCCCCAGGTCTTCTCGAGCATGACGTTGCGGCCCTTGGGGCCGAGGGTGACCTTGACGGCGTCTGAGAGGATGTTCACGCCGCGCTGCATGCCCTCGCGGGCGATCGCTTTGTAATCTATCGATTTTGCTGCCATTGCATTGCGTCCTGTTGCTGGGGTTGGAAGGGGTTAGGCGAACACGCCGAGGATGTCGTCCTCGCGCATGATGACGAGGTCGTCTCCATCCATCTTGAACTCGCTGCCAGCGTACTTGGCGAAGAGGATGGAGTCACCCTTCTTCACGGTCTCGCACTCGGGTCCGGCGGCCACGACAGTGCCGGCCTGCGGCTTTTCCTTGGCGGAATCGGGGATGTAGAGGCCCCCGGCGGTCTTGGTCTCTCCTTCCTTTCTCTTGACAATGACGCGGTCGTGCAGGGGTTTCAAACTCATCGTTTCTCTCCTTTATGAAATGACAGGCCGCTCCGGGCGGCTCCTTGGTGTGGACTGCGCGTAGAGATAAGAACCCTGTCCTTCTTGTCAACATCAACCGCGAGAAAATTTTTTGCCGACCAGGATCGATCAGCCCGACCTTGTCATCACCGGCCAGGAACGGTATCTTCCCGTATATGAAGGATCAGCACGCACACAGACCGGGGGAGGCGCAACCCATGGAAACAGGAATGAGACGGCTCGTGGTGGTGTCCAACCGGCTCCCGGCGGCTTTGAGCCGCGAGGACGGCCAGTGGAAGGTCAACGCAGGCTCTGGCGGACTGGTCACGGCCCTGGCCCCGGTGCTGCGCAACCGGGGCGGCATGTGGATAGGCTGGTCCGGCACGTCGGAAGAGGACGCGGACGTGGAGGGGCTGCTCTCGGATTTCTCGGCAGAGGCGGGGTACGACCTGCGCACAGTACCCCTGACCAGCGACGAGGTGGCGGGCTACTATTTCGGCTTTTCCAACGAGATCATCTGGCCGCTGTTTCATGACCTGCAAACCCGCTGCCGGTTTGAACCGGACTCCTGGCGCATGTACCTCGACGTGAACTTCAAATTCGCCGAGGTGGTGGCGCGCAGCACCACCCAGGACGACTTCGTCTGGATCCACGACTACCACCTCATGCATCAGGCCTTCTTCCTCAAGAGCATGGGCGTCAAACGCAGGACCGGGTTCTTCCTGCACATCCCCTTTCCGCCGCCCGACATCTTCATGAAGCTGCCCTGGCGGTGGAAGCTCATCCAGGCCCTGACGGAATTCGACCTTGTGGGCTTCCAGACCATCCAGGACCGCAGGAACTTCACCAACAGCCTGCACCGGCTCATGCCCGAGGCCTCGGTCAAGGGACGCGGGGCGGTGGTCACAGTGGACATGGGCAGCCACCAGTTCCGCCTGGGCACCTTCCCCATCTCCATCGACTACAACCAGTTCGCGGCCATAGCCAACCGGCCCGAGGTGGCCCGCGCGGCCTTTGACATCAAGGAGGCCCTGCGCCACCGCAAGATCATCCTCGGCGTGGACCGGCTCGACTACACCAAGGGCATCCCGGAACGCATCCGCTCCATCCAGACCCTGCTGCGCCGCTACCCCGACCTCCACGGGCAGCTCAACTTCATCCAGATCGCGGTGCCCAGCCGCGAGGAAGTGGACGAGTACAAGGATCTGCGCACCGAGATCGAACAGCTCGTGAGCCGGGTCAACGGCGAATTCTCCTTCCCCGGCTGGGTGCCGGTCCATTACCATTATCGCAGCTTTCCGCCCGAGGAGCTGGTGGCCTATTACTGCGCCGCCGATATCGCCCTGGTCACCCCCCTGCGCGACGGCATGAACCTGGTG from Pseudodesulfovibrio aespoeensis Aspo-2 includes the following:
- a CDS encoding intermembrane phospholipid transport protein YdbH family protein → MSKSLARQLLKWTLRITPWVLALALGAGWALSAWTPTYLERLIPQLARDMGLPVTEFHIRSAGLFSADIGPVELALATGDPDDGLRLESVRVTYTPASLRLGRVHRVVIRGVSLAGSHDGQTFRLPLLDLFQAAESGAKAGKTPLPVLPFDQLVIEDSILTLDTPAARLFIPFAATVTPPGAPGEPMRVTAALRVRDQDISISADLGPTLDDLTLTVAAQGLRLASLGDLLPLAVDGLLDLELTAALDLSRPESIVASASVTLRQADLACLGATLADDTLRLAAAVAEEGVAVTLAPLALTGPHPLTLHASEIIISGDMVRADFTLASAATLPEGTVIPGAFEARRENGGWTVALTMEKKDSFRAAAGGRSLRLGGLTLALRGAVSPAATETQTGVSAAMVLEARTRSCSLDGADFATGSATLRLPLAWPAPARHEQGRLTVAAIRSGARRLGSLNAALWQESLGVRFTGDFNTDLLPKLRASLAGNASLADGTASATFAVKGYPLPKGFDPGTLAPGLAGVAVAGTLDAEGAVHYNKAGLKSRLGVFVTDGSLVYGGEGQDNDGVRLDGLHLYFESPDIVDFRSDPAQVLTFERLRTADIEMTDGVIAFQVEPGGVTLVERARFAWCGGHVESRAFRVVPGRDEYDVTLHCSGLRLSELLAQLGLARARGDSTLSGELPVVWKGGQLSFHQGFLHSTPGEGGVIQVEGLDNLVAAIPEGTPERAQIELARAAMQDFEYNWVRLRADTVGRDLLMRLSVDGKPAKMLPFVYRKDFGGFVKVEGDIQGSNFQGLRLDVNFSLPLDRILLYKNVIGRIE
- a CDS encoding YnbE family lipoprotein codes for the protein MKHGLAIIAAALLLTPYGCGSTHRVEVAPVEVKPIHITIDVNVKVDRELDDFFSDIDKQKEQTETPNAQ
- a CDS encoding YdbL family protein, coding for MHNKGQLITAIALIVCLLAAPALAETLKDRMLARLPAITALLADGTVGENNQGFLEFRGPEKQADVVRAENADRAEVYAAIARKTSTTPDLVGQRRADHIARQALAGTWLQDPSGLWYRK
- a CDS encoding RluA family pseudouridine synthase; this encodes MHSAQFVTVTPAESGQKLLQFLERRLDGAVPRTAIQRWIRKGQVRVDKGRSKPFDRIEAGQTVRIPPYEPGETGGGKPAAPGGPLEFVYDDDRMLVIAKPAGLAVHGGDGISDSVAGRLAAAFADADFKPTLAHRLDRDTSGLLLAARTYDALRDLNDRFAAGTIGKLYLTWVTGRWREPGTVLLEDQLEKRGAPGSEKVEPVRDGSGKEALARVACLLAGEKRSLLAVRLLTGRTHQIRVQLASRGHPVAGDGKYGPARQRTSLRLHCFALRLDGQTLTLPPPWTGGWAATPDALEAALALLGA
- a CDS encoding BON domain-containing protein, with product MRRTASFFAILGLLAVLALSAGCTVYDVAVEERDLGDWTSDKNISYAIEREYLRDDLVKYMDFDAFSYEGHVFIVGEYESRDQIDRAVSIAKGVKGVRKVTTHLIPKRANDDCNTADNLELYTIVKQRLVTDTQVWSTNIDIKTMQCNIILLGIVGSATERDSAIAHARSVEGARSVESFLIVK
- a CDS encoding C40 family peptidase: MPRHAAPFTRSWPALRPAMLATILIAALILGGCATVSAPPPGAVPSATAPSHQQATGKAAAVVRTARSLVGAPYAWGGYSPATGFDCSGLVWYTYHQNGVSLPRMSWQQFGAGSPVAADQLHPGDLIFHQVETKGKSLHVGIVTDRGTFVHAPSSGKPVMESALFDTFWGKHFIGARRVLETEK
- the groL gene encoding chaperonin GroEL (60 kDa chaperone family; promotes refolding of misfolded polypeptides especially under stressful conditions; forms two stacked rings of heptamers to form a barrel-shaped 14mer; ends can be capped by GroES; misfolded proteins enter the barrel where they are refolded when GroES binds) produces the protein MAAKSIDYKAIAREGMQRGVNILSDAVKVTLGPKGRNVMLEKTWGAPQVTKDGVTVAEKITLEDKLENMGAQMVKEVASKTNEIAGDGTTTATILAQVIFNEGVKLLAAGRNPMSIKRGIDIAVEAVVAELDSMAKPVKKSSEIAQVGTISANNDESIGAILAEAVEKVGDNGVITVEESQGLETVLDVVEGMQWDNGWLSPYFVTNQDKQEAIFEKPFILLSEGKISSIKPLVPILEAVAKAGRPLLIIAETVENDALAGLTINAMRGALKVCAVKAPGFGERRKDMVRDIAAMTGASVISEDAGVTLESIKPEDFGTAKKVVIGKKNTLIVGGAGDKKAIKGRCDEISSLVRSSTSDYDREKLQERLAKLVGGVAVIKVGAPTEIEMKERKDRVEDALNATRAAVDEGIVPGGGTALIRAGKVLAKLKVEDDTEMAGIRIIARAVEEPLKQIANNCGLEGSVVVEKVKGLKGSMGFNAATGEYVDLVKEGVIDPKKVTRIALQNAASVSGMLLTTECAISEAPKDKK
- a CDS encoding co-chaperone GroES, with product MSLKPLHDRVIVKRKEGETKTAGGLYIPDSAKEKPQAGTVVAAGPECETVKKGDSILFAKYAGSEFKMDGDDLVIMREDDILGVFA
- a CDS encoding alpha,alpha-trehalose-phosphate synthase (UDP-forming), whose translation is METGMRRLVVVSNRLPAALSREDGQWKVNAGSGGLVTALAPVLRNRGGMWIGWSGTSEEDADVEGLLSDFSAEAGYDLRTVPLTSDEVAGYYFGFSNEIIWPLFHDLQTRCRFEPDSWRMYLDVNFKFAEVVARSTTQDDFVWIHDYHLMHQAFFLKSMGVKRRTGFFLHIPFPPPDIFMKLPWRWKLIQALTEFDLVGFQTIQDRRNFTNSLHRLMPEASVKGRGAVVTVDMGSHQFRLGTFPISIDYNQFAAIANRPEVARAAFDIKEALRHRKIILGVDRLDYTKGIPERIRSIQTLLRRYPDLHGQLNFIQIAVPSREEVDEYKDLRTEIEQLVSRVNGEFSFPGWVPVHYHYRSFPPEELVAYYCAADIALVTPLRDGMNLVAKEYCACNVSGDGVLVLSEFAGAAAQLQKDAYLVNPYDLEGVAKALHRAFHWDKGQRQSHMSRLRDLIRKNNIYWWVDSFLQAGIDRKLGDFPPVDTMTYERG